In a genomic window of Flavobacterium sp. KACC 22761:
- a CDS encoding F0F1 ATP synthase subunit epsilon — protein MILDIVSPEAKLFSGEVTSVTVPGVDGSFQILNNHAPIVSILEKGTVKIAAPSFNFSKEVADKFTRVNDQTYTLEITSGTIEMKDNKVIVLVD, from the coding sequence ATGATTTTAGATATAGTATCACCAGAGGCAAAATTATTTTCAGGAGAAGTAACTTCAGTTACAGTGCCTGGAGTTGATGGAAGCTTTCAAATTTTGAATAATCACGCTCCTATTGTTTCTATTCTAGAAAAAGGAACTGTAAAAATTGCAGCGCCTAGCTTTAATTTTTCTAAAGAGGTAGCAGATAAATTTACGAGAGTTAATGACCAAACCTATACATTAGAAATTACGTCAGGTACAATCGAAATGAAAGATAATAAAGTGATTGTTTTAGTTGACTAA
- the atpD gene encoding F0F1 ATP synthase subunit beta produces the protein MSKVIGKVAQIIGPVVDVVFNGKDVELPKIYDSLEITKKDGTLLVLEVQSHIGENTVRTISMDSTDGLSRGYEVVGTGSPIQMPIGPDVYGRLFNVVGDAIDGLGELPKTGENGLPIHRQAPKFEDLSTSSEVLFTGIKVIDLIEPYAKGGKIGLFGGAGVGKTVLIQELINNIAKGHGGLSVFAGVGERTREGNDLLREMLESGIIKYGDDFMHSMENGGWDLSKVDMPGMRESKATFVFGQMNEPPGARARVALSGLSIAEYFRDGAGSDQGKDVLFFVDNIFRFTQAGSEVSALLGRMPSAVGYQPTLATEMGAMQERITSTNKGSITSVQAVYVPADDLTDPAPATTFAHLDATTVLSRKIAELGIYPAVDPLDSTSRILTPHILGDEHYNCAQRVKEILQKYKQLQDIIAILGMEELSEEDKLAVSRARRVQRFLSQPFHVAEQFTGIPGVLVDIKDTIKGFNMIIDGELDHLPEAAFNLKGSIQDAIEAGEKMLAEA, from the coding sequence ATGTCAAAAGTAATAGGAAAAGTTGCTCAAATCATTGGACCAGTAGTTGACGTAGTTTTCAACGGTAAAGATGTTGAACTTCCAAAAATTTATGATTCATTAGAAATCACAAAAAAAGATGGAACTTTATTAGTTCTAGAAGTACAATCTCACATTGGAGAAAACACTGTACGTACAATCTCTATGGACTCTACAGACGGTTTGTCTAGAGGATATGAGGTAGTTGGAACTGGAAGCCCAATCCAAATGCCAATCGGTCCAGATGTATATGGACGTTTATTTAATGTTGTTGGAGATGCAATTGATGGTTTAGGTGAATTGCCAAAAACTGGAGAAAACGGTTTGCCAATCCACAGACAAGCTCCAAAATTCGAAGATTTATCAACTTCATCTGAAGTTTTATTCACAGGTATCAAAGTAATCGATTTGATCGAGCCTTACGCAAAAGGAGGTAAAATTGGATTGTTCGGTGGTGCTGGTGTTGGTAAAACAGTATTGATTCAGGAGTTGATCAACAATATCGCAAAAGGTCACGGTGGACTTTCAGTATTCGCTGGAGTAGGTGAAAGAACACGTGAAGGAAATGACTTGCTTCGTGAGATGTTAGAGTCAGGAATTATTAAATACGGTGATGATTTCATGCACTCTATGGAAAATGGAGGATGGGATTTATCTAAAGTAGATATGCCAGGAATGAGAGAGTCTAAAGCTACTTTCGTTTTCGGACAAATGAATGAGCCACCTGGAGCTCGTGCACGTGTGGCACTTTCAGGATTATCTATCGCTGAGTATTTCCGTGATGGAGCTGGATCTGACCAAGGAAAAGACGTATTATTCTTCGTTGATAACATCTTCCGTTTTACACAAGCAGGTTCTGAGGTATCAGCACTTTTAGGACGTATGCCATCTGCGGTAGGTTACCAACCAACATTGGCAACTGAGATGGGTGCTATGCAAGAGCGTATTACTTCTACAAACAAAGGATCTATTACATCTGTACAAGCGGTTTACGTTCCTGCAGATGACTTAACTGACCCTGCGCCAGCTACAACTTTCGCGCACTTAGATGCTACAACTGTATTGTCTCGTAAAATTGCTGAGTTAGGTATTTATCCTGCGGTTGACCCGTTAGATTCTACTTCAAGAATTTTGACTCCACATATCTTAGGAGATGAGCACTACAACTGTGCACAAAGAGTTAAAGAAATCCTTCAAAAATACAAACAATTACAAGATATCATCGCTATCTTAGGTATGGAAGAGTTATCTGAAGAAGATAAACTTGCAGTATCTAGAGCACGTCGTGTACAACGTTTCTTGTCTCAGCCATTCCACGTAGCAGAGCAATTTACAGGTATTCCAGGTGTATTAGTTGATATTAAAGATACTATCAAAGGTTTCAACATGATTATCGATGGTGAGTTAGATCACCTTCCAGAAGCGGCTTTCAACTTGAAAGGTTCTATTCAAGATGCAATCGAAGCTGGAGAAAAAATGTTAGCTGAAGCATAA
- a CDS encoding SGNH/GDSL hydrolase family protein has product MKKNIKWLLLVSLTFMAACNSDDSDAPAEVPVVPGSAVFTKYVALGDSFAAGYSDNALFIKGQSNAYTNILAQQFVAAGGGEFKTPLTNDNIGGLLLGGNVIAGTRLYFNGQAPVNVTGKPTTEVTSHLSGTFNNMGVPGAKSYHLIAAGYGNTAGVASGLANPYFARFSSTPTTTVLADAMAQNPTFFSLFIGGNDVLAYATSGGTGKDQTGNMDPSTYGGNDITDPTVFKTIFTNLATALTSKGAKGVVANLPYITSLPYFTTVPYNPATLTAALATQLNAGYAVYNGGLQQMVANKLLTADEAARRTINFKAGSNAVVLVDSYLTNLSAYGLPSYRQATKEDLVVLSARTFIGTTVGGDATKVNGLSVPLADNWVLTKDEVAEVKKATDAYNVAIQAVAAEKGLAFVDTKVTLTQLSNGGIRFGNYVMSSTYVTGGAFSLDGVHPSARGYALIANIFVDAINAKYGSTLRHVDLATYPIQYPQTIQ; this is encoded by the coding sequence ATGAAAAAAAATATAAAATGGCTTTTATTGGTTTCTTTAACCTTTATGGCAGCATGTAATAGCGATGACAGTGATGCACCAGCAGAAGTTCCGGTAGTTCCTGGATCGGCAGTTTTTACAAAATATGTAGCACTTGGAGATTCGTTTGCTGCTGGTTATAGTGATAATGCTTTGTTTATTAAAGGGCAGAGTAATGCGTATACGAATATTTTAGCACAGCAATTTGTTGCGGCAGGAGGAGGAGAATTTAAAACTCCTTTGACAAATGATAACATCGGAGGTTTGCTTTTAGGTGGAAATGTAATTGCTGGAACGCGCTTGTATTTTAATGGTCAAGCTCCGGTTAATGTTACAGGCAAGCCTACAACCGAAGTAACGTCACATCTTTCAGGCACATTTAATAACATGGGAGTTCCGGGAGCAAAAAGTTATCATTTAATTGCGGCCGGTTATGGAAATACTGCAGGAGTTGCTTCGGGTTTAGCCAATCCTTATTTCGCAAGATTTTCAAGTACGCCAACTACCACGGTTTTAGCTGATGCAATGGCTCAGAATCCAACTTTCTTTTCTTTGTTCATTGGAGGAAATGATGTTTTGGCTTACGCGACTTCAGGTGGAACTGGGAAAGATCAGACTGGGAATATGGATCCTTCTACTTATGGAGGAAATGACATTACAGACCCAACAGTTTTTAAAACTATTTTTACAAATTTAGCAACGGCTTTAACTTCAAAAGGAGCAAAAGGTGTTGTGGCTAATTTGCCTTATATTACAAGTTTGCCATATTTTACAACTGTACCGTATAATCCAGCTACGCTTACGGCGGCTTTAGCAACTCAGTTAAATGCTGGTTATGCAGTTTATAATGGTGGCTTGCAACAAATGGTTGCTAATAAATTATTGACTGCTGATGAAGCTGCTAGAAGAACAATCAATTTCAAAGCTGGAAGTAATGCGGTTGTCTTAGTGGATAGTTATTTGACTAACCTTTCTGCTTATGGTTTGCCTTCTTATAGACAAGCTACTAAGGAGGATTTAGTTGTTTTGTCGGCAAGAACATTTATTGGGACTACTGTTGGAGGTGATGCAACAAAAGTTAACGGACTTTCAGTGCCATTGGCAGACAACTGGGTTTTGACAAAAGATGAAGTTGCAGAGGTTAAAAAAGCTACTGATGCCTACAATGTGGCAATCCAGGCAGTTGCTGCAGAAAAAGGTTTGGCATTTGTGGATACAAAAGTTACGTTGACACAATTGTCAAATGGAGGAATCCGTTTTGGGAATTATGTGATGTCATCTACATATGTTACGGGAGGTGCTTTCTCTTTAGACGGAGTGCATCCAAGTGCAAGAGGTTATGCTTTGATTGCTAATATTTTTGTAGATGCAATTAATGCGAAATATGGTTCTACATTGCGTCACGTTGATTTGGCTACGTATCCAATTCAGTATCCGCAAACAATTCAATAA